The Agromyces hippuratus genome has a window encoding:
- a CDS encoding VIT1/CCC1 transporter family protein, which produces MTDLGEPIHRADPHEVSVHAKLNWLRAGVLGANDGIVSVAALVVGVAAAANDVGPILIAGVAAVVAGAISMGLGEYVSVSSQRDTERALIAKERWELETMPLQELAELAGLYRAKGLAPDTAEAVARELTAHDALAAHLETELHINQDDVASPWHAAGASALAFLAGAVLPMLAILLPPPEWRIVTTFVAVIVALAITGWLSAWIGGSPRLRAILRVTIGGALALGVTWAIGGLLGVAV; this is translated from the coding sequence ATGACCGACCTGGGCGAACCGATCCACCGCGCCGATCCTCACGAGGTCTCGGTGCATGCCAAGCTCAATTGGCTGCGGGCGGGAGTGCTCGGCGCGAACGACGGCATCGTCTCCGTCGCCGCGCTCGTGGTCGGCGTCGCCGCCGCCGCCAACGACGTCGGCCCGATCCTCATCGCCGGCGTCGCCGCAGTGGTCGCGGGCGCGATCTCGATGGGGCTCGGCGAGTACGTGTCGGTGTCGAGCCAGCGCGACACCGAGCGTGCGCTCATCGCGAAGGAGCGCTGGGAGCTCGAGACCATGCCTCTGCAGGAGCTCGCAGAGCTGGCGGGGCTCTACCGCGCGAAGGGACTCGCCCCGGACACGGCCGAGGCCGTGGCGCGCGAGCTCACCGCGCACGACGCGCTCGCCGCACACCTCGAGACCGAGTTGCACATCAACCAGGACGACGTCGCGAGCCCATGGCATGCGGCCGGGGCATCCGCCCTCGCATTCCTGGCCGGAGCGGTGCTGCCGATGCTCGCGATCCTCCTGCCGCCGCCGGAGTGGCGCATCGTCACGACGTTCGTCGCGGTCATCGTGGCGCTCGCCATCACCGGTTGGTTGAGCGCCTGGATCGGCGGGAGTCCGAGACTGCGCGCGATCCTGCGCGTCACGATCGGCGGCGCACTGGCCCTCGGCGTCACATGGGCGATCGGCGGACTGCTCGGAGTAGCCGTATAG
- a CDS encoding Bax inhibitor-1/YccA family protein, with protein MALDNPAFSRNSAFSAQGGVAAAQDISAQQLQEMYNQPATPPAGETMAVETTIQKSAAAFGLLVVGAALGWVTTESMPFLWIGAGIVGFVLALVNIFKKEPSPALVLAYAGVQGIFVGGISAWYEAINPGIVAQAVIATLVVVGVTLALFASGKIRASKKATKIFLIAMVGYAVFSLVNFGLMLFNVTDDPFGLRSTPIFGIPLGLILGVFVVIMAAYSLVLDFDFIQQGVRNRAPKKYEWSGVFGIMVTVIWLYLEILRMLAIAQSGD; from the coding sequence ATGGCTCTCGACAACCCCGCATTCTCGCGGAACTCCGCGTTCTCCGCGCAGGGGGGCGTGGCCGCAGCGCAAGACATCTCGGCCCAGCAGCTGCAGGAGATGTACAACCAGCCCGCGACGCCGCCCGCCGGCGAGACCATGGCCGTCGAGACGACGATCCAGAAGTCGGCCGCCGCCTTCGGCCTGCTCGTCGTCGGCGCAGCCCTCGGCTGGGTCACGACCGAGTCGATGCCGTTCCTCTGGATCGGCGCCGGCATCGTCGGCTTCGTGCTCGCGCTCGTCAACATCTTCAAGAAGGAGCCGTCCCCCGCGCTGGTGCTCGCGTACGCGGGTGTGCAGGGCATCTTCGTGGGCGGCATCTCCGCCTGGTACGAGGCGATCAACCCCGGCATCGTGGCGCAGGCCGTCATCGCGACGCTCGTCGTCGTCGGTGTGACGCTCGCGCTCTTCGCCTCGGGCAAGATCCGCGCCTCGAAGAAGGCCACGAAGATCTTCCTCATCGCGATGGTCGGCTACGCCGTCTTCTCGCTGGTGAACTTCGGGCTCATGCTCTTCAACGTGACCGACGACCCGTTCGGCCTGCGTTCCACGCCGATCTTCGGCATCCCGCTCGGCCTGATCCTGGGCGTCTTCGTCGTCATCATGGCGGCCTACTCGCTCGTGCTCGACTTCGACTTCATCCAGCAGGGCGTGCGCAACCGCGCCCCGAAGAAGTACGAGTGGTCGGGCGTCTTCGGCATCATGGTCACGGTCATCTGGCTGTACCTCGAGATCCTGCGCATGCTCGCGATCGCGCAGTCGGGCGACTGA
- the sucC gene encoding ADP-forming succinate--CoA ligase subunit beta: MDLYEYQARDLFEQYGVPVLPGIVADTADEVRAAAEKLGGVVVVKAQVKTGGRGKAGGVKVAKNPDEAYEAAQAILGLDIKGHVVKRVMVAGGARIAQEFYFSVLLDRANRSYLSLTSVEGGMEIEQLAVEKPEALARVEVDPIAGIDAAKAREIAVAANFPAELVDKVADVFVKLYEVYKGEDATLVEVNPLILDEDGNVVALDGKVTLDENAEFRHANHALLEDKAAADPLEAAAKELDLNYVKLDGQVGIIGNGAGLVMSTLDVVAYAGENHGGVKPANFLDIGGGASAEVMANGLGIILGDPQVKSVFVNVFGGITACDQVAKGIVGALAELGSAANKPLVVRLDGNNVEEGRRILAEAAHPLVTLAENMDQGADKAAELANAA; this comes from the coding sequence GTGGATCTTTACGAGTACCAGGCCAGAGACCTGTTCGAGCAGTACGGCGTCCCCGTGCTCCCGGGCATCGTCGCCGACACCGCCGATGAGGTGCGCGCGGCCGCCGAGAAGCTCGGCGGCGTCGTGGTCGTCAAGGCCCAGGTGAAGACGGGCGGCCGCGGCAAGGCCGGCGGCGTCAAGGTCGCGAAGAACCCCGACGAGGCGTACGAGGCCGCGCAGGCGATCCTCGGTCTCGACATCAAGGGCCACGTCGTCAAGCGCGTCATGGTCGCCGGCGGCGCCCGCATCGCGCAGGAGTTCTACTTCTCGGTGCTGCTCGACCGGGCCAACCGCTCCTACCTCTCGCTCACGAGCGTCGAGGGCGGCATGGAGATCGAGCAGCTCGCGGTCGAGAAGCCCGAGGCGCTCGCTCGCGTCGAGGTCGACCCGATCGCCGGCATCGACGCGGCCAAGGCCCGCGAGATCGCGGTCGCCGCGAACTTCCCGGCCGAGCTCGTCGACAAGGTCGCCGACGTCTTCGTGAAGCTCTACGAGGTCTACAAGGGCGAAGACGCGACGCTCGTCGAGGTGAACCCGCTGATCCTCGATGAAGACGGCAACGTCGTCGCGCTCGACGGCAAGGTCACGCTCGACGAGAACGCCGAGTTCCGTCACGCCAACCACGCCCTCCTCGAGGACAAGGCTGCCGCAGACCCGCTCGAGGCCGCTGCGAAGGAGCTCGACCTCAACTACGTCAAGCTCGACGGCCAGGTCGGCATCATCGGCAACGGCGCGGGCCTCGTCATGTCGACCCTCGACGTGGTCGCCTACGCCGGCGAGAACCACGGCGGCGTCAAGCCCGCCAACTTCCTCGACATCGGCGGCGGAGCCTCGGCAGAGGTCATGGCCAACGGCCTCGGCATCATCCTCGGCGACCCGCAGGTCAAGAGCGTCTTCGTGAACGTCTTCGGCGGCATCACGGCGTGCGACCAGGTCGCCAAGGGCATCGTGGGCGCGCTCGCCGAGCTCGGCTCGGCCGCGAACAAGCCGCTCGTCGTGCGCCTCGACGGCAACAACGTCGAAGAGGGTCGTCGCATCCTCGCAGAGGCCGCGCACCCGCTCGTGACGCTCGCCGAGAACATGGACCAGGGCGCCGACAAGGCCGCCGAGCTGGCGAACGCCGCGTAA
- a CDS encoding glycerophosphodiester phosphodiesterase family protein has translation MQHHEAPRPLVIGHRGAPGYRPEHTRSAYELAFALGADAVEPDIVATRDGVLVLRHENEISGTTDVADRPEFAGRRTTREIDGSPLTGWFTEDFTWAELATLRARERLGALRHASASFDDRFPIIRLRDLFEIIEVAADEQRRLLRMVAEFKHAAHFDAIGLPLDELFQAELDAAGWGRGDERLIMEAFEPTLLDRLGARGIRGKRVFLIEGSGAPWDLVLEQGSGAPKYDSFVTEAGMLRLAGRFDGVSVGKARLVGGAKAKRADAAGAPLSGAELVDAAHAADLEIYTWTLRPENSFLASRFRRGTARAAFGDWAGEFGEIIGMGVDGVFLDHPDLGVEARRATPAA, from the coding sequence ATGCAGCACCACGAAGCTCCGCGCCCGCTCGTGATCGGGCACCGCGGTGCGCCCGGCTACCGTCCGGAGCACACGCGCTCGGCCTACGAACTCGCGTTCGCGCTCGGCGCCGACGCGGTCGAGCCCGACATCGTCGCCACCCGTGACGGCGTGCTCGTGCTGCGTCACGAGAACGAGATCTCGGGCACGACCGACGTCGCGGACCGTCCCGAGTTCGCGGGGCGCCGCACGACGCGCGAGATCGACGGCAGTCCGCTCACCGGATGGTTCACCGAGGACTTCACCTGGGCCGAGCTCGCGACGCTGCGGGCGCGCGAACGGCTCGGCGCCCTGCGTCATGCGAGTGCGAGCTTCGACGACCGCTTCCCGATCATCCGGCTCCGCGACCTGTTCGAGATCATCGAGGTCGCCGCCGACGAGCAGCGACGCCTCCTGCGCATGGTCGCCGAGTTCAAGCACGCCGCGCACTTCGACGCGATCGGCCTGCCGCTCGACGAGCTGTTCCAGGCCGAGCTCGATGCCGCCGGCTGGGGCCGCGGCGACGAACGGCTCATCATGGAGGCGTTCGAGCCGACGCTGCTCGATCGGCTCGGGGCGCGCGGCATCCGGGGCAAGCGGGTGTTCCTGATCGAGGGCTCCGGCGCGCCATGGGACCTCGTGCTCGAGCAGGGCTCCGGTGCTCCGAAGTACGACTCCTTCGTGACCGAGGCGGGGATGCTCCGCCTCGCGGGCCGGTTCGACGGCGTGAGCGTCGGCAAGGCGCGGCTCGTCGGCGGCGCGAAGGCGAAGCGAGCGGATGCCGCGGGCGCGCCGCTCTCGGGCGCCGAGCTCGTCGATGCGGCGCATGCGGCCGACCTCGAGATCTACACGTGGACCCTCCGCCCCGAGAACAGCTTCCTCGCGAGCCGGTTCCGGCGCGGCACCGCGCGGGCGGCCTTCGGCGACTGGGCGGGCGAGTTCGGCGAGATCATCGGCATGGGCGTCGACGGCGTGTTCCTCGACCATCCCGACCTCGGCGTCGAAGCGCGCCGGGCGACGCCCGCCGCCTGA
- a CDS encoding NUDIX domain-containing protein, whose product MTWPTRERRTVYENQWITVTEDEVVRPDGTDGIYGVVELRNDAVFVVAMTDDDEVLLVTIDRHTVGPSIEVPAGGTDGEEPLVAARRELLEETGHEAAEWREIGRMTALNGVCRAAETVYLATGLRHVASVADSQAEEGISVVQAVPFAEAVGIVSTGAITDGETIAALFYAAAELGRIR is encoded by the coding sequence ATGACCTGGCCCACGCGCGAACGGCGCACCGTGTACGAGAACCAGTGGATCACCGTCACCGAAGACGAGGTGGTCCGGCCCGACGGCACCGACGGCATCTACGGCGTCGTCGAGCTCCGCAACGACGCCGTGTTCGTCGTCGCGATGACCGACGACGACGAGGTGCTCCTCGTCACGATCGACCGGCACACGGTCGGCCCGTCGATCGAGGTTCCCGCGGGCGGCACCGACGGCGAGGAGCCGCTCGTCGCCGCACGGAGGGAGTTGCTCGAGGAGACCGGCCACGAGGCGGCGGAGTGGCGCGAGATCGGCAGGATGACCGCGCTCAACGGCGTCTGCCGCGCTGCCGAGACCGTGTACCTCGCCACGGGCCTGCGGCACGTGGCATCCGTCGCCGATTCGCAGGCGGAGGAGGGCATCAGCGTCGTGCAGGCGGTGCCGTTCGCCGAGGCCGTCGGCATAGTCTCGACCGGCGCGATCACCGACGGCGAGACGATCGCCGCGCTCTTCTATGCGGCCGCCGAGCTCGGGCGCATCCGCTGA
- a CDS encoding FUSC family protein, whose translation MAEAQGGPRPVGLVARLRSLRALDLEVALRAALAAVVPLTVLVALGRVDLAAYAAFGGMTAIFGRSEPYRTRLRTVTAAGAVQLGSIGAGILLSVVHAPVAVEALVLAVVITLVILVYNTLGVTPSGPLFAVFAVLVCAAQPVDDGSGWLRWGVAAAATAFAWLLAMSGWLLRRVVATRERALFKALPRQAPVRPRASTDPRVWLNVVQNVVAALAAGGVAIAFGIGHPYWAVVSAVAVIPPARAAHTVQRAWHRVVGTAIGVGAAALVLWPEPPIAVLIVVIAVCQFGAEILVGRHYGAALVFVTPLALTVAHLASPTPLPVLLGDRLVETVVGAALGVAAVLLARRFVEHVPMPPPTMATPSIRPEEQP comes from the coding sequence ATGGCCGAAGCGCAGGGCGGCCCACGGCCCGTGGGCCTCGTCGCGCGGCTCCGCTCCCTCCGGGCACTCGACCTCGAGGTGGCCCTGCGCGCCGCGCTCGCCGCGGTCGTGCCGCTCACGGTGCTCGTCGCGCTCGGCCGGGTCGACCTCGCCGCATACGCGGCGTTCGGCGGCATGACGGCGATCTTCGGCCGGAGCGAGCCGTACCGCACGCGGCTGCGCACGGTCACGGCGGCCGGCGCGGTGCAGCTCGGCTCGATCGGCGCCGGCATCCTGCTCTCGGTCGTGCACGCGCCGGTCGCCGTCGAGGCGCTCGTGCTGGCGGTCGTGATCACGCTCGTGATCCTCGTCTACAACACGCTCGGAGTGACGCCGTCGGGCCCGCTGTTCGCGGTCTTCGCGGTGCTCGTCTGCGCGGCCCAGCCCGTCGACGACGGCAGCGGCTGGCTCCGTTGGGGCGTCGCCGCAGCAGCAACGGCGTTCGCATGGCTGCTCGCGATGTCGGGGTGGCTGCTGCGCCGCGTCGTGGCCACGCGCGAACGGGCGCTCTTCAAGGCGCTGCCCCGGCAGGCGCCGGTGCGCCCGCGCGCCTCGACCGACCCGCGGGTCTGGCTGAACGTGGTGCAGAACGTGGTCGCCGCGCTCGCCGCCGGGGGAGTCGCCATCGCGTTCGGCATCGGCCACCCGTACTGGGCCGTCGTGAGCGCCGTCGCCGTGATTCCGCCGGCCCGCGCCGCCCACACCGTGCAACGAGCCTGGCATCGGGTCGTCGGCACGGCGATCGGTGTCGGCGCGGCCGCGCTCGTGCTGTGGCCCGAGCCGCCGATCGCGGTGCTCATCGTGGTGATCGCGGTCTGCCAGTTCGGCGCCGAGATCCTCGTCGGACGACACTACGGCGCCGCACTCGTCTTCGTCACCCCGCTCGCCCTCACGGTTGCGCACCTCGCCAGCCCGACACCGCTGCCGGTGCTGCTCGGCGACCGGCTCGTCGAGACGGTCGTCGGTGCGGCGCTCGGCGTCGCGGCGGTGCTGCTCGCCCGTCGGTTCGTCGAACACGTGCCGATGCCGCCGCCGACCATGGCCACGCCGAGCATCCGACCCGAGGAGCAACCATGA
- a CDS encoding ATP-dependent helicase, which translates to MTLILDPDDPAGWREAPPAVDAGNDRAGTGGSRLTDGLNPEQREAVEYRGPALLIVAGAGSGKTRVLTHRIASLIESREAWPSQILAITFTNKAAAEMRERVQALLGESASGMWISTFHSACVRILRREAESIGLSSTFTIYDSADQRTILKRIIKELDADTMGFTPASAQAKISKLKNELADAETHARNANMNDPQEVMFLEIFRQYTRRLRAASALDFDDLIAETVYLFRAFPKVAALYQRRFRHILVDEYQDTNHAQYSLIHELTRPVAREIVDELDQHGILVRGLTDGSGAIPGASLTVVGDSDQSIYAFRGADIRNISEFERDFPGAKVVLLEQNYRSTQNILSAANAVISNNFDRKEKKLWTADGDGDQIVGYTGYTAHDEAQFIADEIESLHRAGVAYRDIAVFYRTNAQTRALEEIFVRSALPYRVVGGTKFYERAEIKDAMAYLIAVANPVDELALRRILNTPKRGIGPATETALATFAEQNELTFRQAMRAADGLGLGPKVTGAISALANVLDEAAAMLVPSAEGLEAGTNAGAAKVSDVLVFLMERSGLLDALRNSRDPQDETRAENVEELVAQTRDFDRENPGATLVDFLTQVSLVAAADELDDASGTVSLMTLHTAKGLEYHAVFLTGIEEGLLPHQMSASEPGGPAEERRLFYVGITRARKRLYLSLAMSRAQFGEVAVAMPSRYLQEIPEGLIDWRQSPGMATSRGGTQPRALNARRGAPGGAWGTRDRDLERFSVTRSDKPKTEWANRVTGTVRDNGDLTLAAGDRIRHTDFGEGKVTQVTGEGTKRIAHVSFDSAGQKKLLIKIAPIEKL; encoded by the coding sequence ATGACGCTGATCCTCGACCCCGACGACCCAGCCGGCTGGCGCGAGGCGCCCCCCGCCGTCGATGCGGGCAATGACCGTGCCGGCACTGGCGGCTCCCGACTGACCGACGGACTGAACCCCGAGCAGCGGGAGGCGGTCGAGTACCGCGGGCCCGCGCTCCTCATCGTCGCGGGTGCGGGGTCGGGCAAGACGCGCGTGCTCACGCACCGCATCGCGAGCCTCATCGAGAGCCGCGAGGCGTGGCCGAGCCAGATCCTCGCGATCACCTTCACCAACAAGGCCGCGGCCGAGATGCGGGAGCGCGTCCAGGCGCTCCTCGGCGAGAGCGCGTCGGGCATGTGGATCTCGACGTTCCACTCGGCGTGCGTGCGCATCCTCCGCCGTGAGGCCGAGTCGATCGGGCTTTCGTCGACCTTCACGATCTACGACTCGGCCGACCAGCGCACGATACTCAAGCGCATCATCAAAGAGCTCGACGCCGACACCATGGGCTTCACGCCCGCGAGTGCCCAGGCCAAGATCTCGAAGCTGAAGAACGAGCTCGCCGACGCCGAGACGCACGCGCGCAACGCCAACATGAACGACCCGCAAGAGGTCATGTTCCTCGAGATCTTCCGCCAGTACACGCGGCGGCTGCGGGCGGCGAGCGCGCTCGACTTCGACGACCTCATCGCCGAGACGGTCTACCTCTTCCGGGCCTTCCCGAAGGTCGCCGCGCTCTACCAGCGCCGCTTCCGGCACATCCTCGTCGACGAGTACCAAGACACGAACCACGCCCAGTACTCCCTCATCCACGAGCTGACCCGGCCGGTGGCGCGCGAGATCGTCGACGAGCTCGACCAGCACGGCATCCTCGTGCGCGGCCTCACCGACGGCTCGGGTGCGATCCCGGGCGCGAGCCTCACGGTCGTCGGTGACTCCGACCAGTCGATCTACGCGTTCCGCGGGGCCGACATCCGCAACATCTCCGAGTTCGAGCGCGACTTCCCCGGTGCGAAGGTCGTGCTCCTCGAACAGAACTACCGCTCCACGCAGAACATCCTCTCCGCGGCGAACGCGGTCATCTCGAACAACTTCGACCGGAAAGAGAAGAAACTCTGGACGGCCGACGGCGATGGCGACCAGATCGTCGGCTACACCGGGTACACGGCACATGACGAGGCGCAGTTCATCGCCGACGAGATCGAGTCGCTGCACCGTGCCGGCGTCGCCTACCGCGACATCGCCGTCTTCTACCGCACCAACGCGCAGACCCGAGCGCTGGAAGAGATCTTCGTGCGCTCGGCGCTGCCGTACCGCGTCGTCGGCGGCACGAAGTTCTACGAGCGAGCCGAGATCAAGGACGCGATGGCCTACCTCATCGCCGTCGCGAACCCCGTCGACGAGCTCGCGCTCCGGCGCATCCTGAACACGCCGAAGCGCGGCATCGGCCCGGCGACCGAGACGGCGCTCGCCACGTTCGCCGAGCAGAACGAACTCACCTTCCGGCAGGCGATGCGCGCGGCCGACGGCCTCGGCCTCGGCCCGAAGGTGACGGGCGCGATCTCGGCGCTCGCGAACGTGCTCGACGAGGCCGCGGCGATGCTCGTGCCCTCGGCCGAGGGGCTCGAGGCCGGCACGAACGCGGGGGCGGCGAAGGTCTCCGACGTGCTGGTGTTCCTCATGGAGAGATCGGGTCTGCTCGATGCCCTCCGCAACAGCCGCGACCCGCAAGACGAGACGCGTGCAGAGAACGTCGAGGAGCTCGTCGCGCAGACCCGCGACTTCGATCGCGAGAACCCCGGCGCCACGCTCGTCGACTTCCTCACCCAGGTCTCACTCGTGGCGGCGGCCGACGAGCTCGACGACGCATCCGGCACCGTCTCGCTCATGACGCTGCACACGGCCAAGGGCCTCGAGTACCACGCCGTCTTCCTCACCGGCATCGAAGAGGGGCTGCTGCCGCACCAGATGTCTGCCTCCGAACCGGGCGGTCCGGCCGAGGAGCGCCGGCTCTTCTACGTCGGCATCACCCGCGCCCGCAAGCGCCTCTACCTCTCGCTCGCGATGAGTCGGGCGCAGTTCGGCGAGGTCGCCGTCGCGATGCCGTCGCGCTACCTGCAGGAGATCCCCGAGGGGCTCATCGACTGGCGTCAGTCGCCCGGCATGGCCACGTCGCGCGGCGGCACGCAGCCGCGCGCGCTCAACGCCCGCCGCGGTGCGCCGGGCGGCGCCTGGGGCACGCGCGATCGCGACCTCGAGCGGTTCAGCGTCACCCGTTCCGACAAGCCGAAGACCGAGTGGGCCAATCGGGTCACCGGCACGGTGCGCGACAACGGCGACCTCACGCTCGCGGCGGGCGACCGCATCCGTCATACCGACTTCGGCGAGGGCAAGGTCACCCAGGTCACCGGTGAGGGCACGAAGCGCATCGCCCACGTGAGCTTCGACTCCGCGGGCCAGAAGAAGCTCCTCATCAAGATCGCGCCCATCGAGAAGCTCTGA
- a CDS encoding ChbG/HpnK family deacetylase, producing MTRRLVLTADDLGREPATSVEIARLAAEGAITASTVIVIAPGADAAAAAVARAGIEPRLHATLSSERGLAAWRPVGAAPSLVSDDGSLPFDPAEVGARADASEVAVELDAQLQVLLGWGIRPLALDSHAGTLYGLTGRSFIAEALELAARHGLGFRLPRDPALYLGGALPTEVAAVHATGVAAADALGVPIPAAIATNRMPASQLGGYAALRDGYLRLLGALPEGTSEIFMHPAPEHAVAGPDGIVRAWELALLRDDRFRTAIETEGIELVDAW from the coding sequence GTGACCCGACGCCTGGTGCTCACGGCCGACGACCTCGGCCGCGAACCGGCCACCTCGGTCGAGATCGCGCGCCTGGCCGCCGAGGGCGCGATCACGGCGTCGACGGTCATCGTCATCGCGCCCGGCGCCGACGCCGCGGCGGCCGCCGTCGCCCGCGCCGGCATCGAGCCGCGCCTGCACGCGACGCTCTCGAGCGAACGCGGTCTCGCCGCCTGGCGACCGGTCGGGGCCGCGCCGTCGCTCGTCTCGGACGACGGCTCGCTGCCGTTCGACCCCGCCGAGGTGGGGGCGCGAGCGGATGCCTCCGAGGTCGCCGTCGAACTCGATGCGCAGTTGCAGGTCCTCCTGGGCTGGGGCATCCGGCCGCTCGCCCTCGACTCCCACGCCGGCACCCTCTACGGCCTCACCGGGCGCTCGTTCATCGCCGAGGCGCTCGAGCTCGCGGCACGCCACGGTCTGGGGTTCCGGCTCCCCCGGGACCCGGCGCTCTACCTCGGCGGCGCACTGCCGACCGAGGTCGCCGCGGTGCACGCGACCGGGGTCGCCGCCGCAGATGCGCTCGGCGTGCCGATTCCCGCCGCGATCGCGACGAACCGGATGCCGGCCTCGCAGCTCGGCGGCTACGCGGCGCTGCGCGACGGCTACCTGCGCCTCCTCGGCGCGCTTCCCGAGGGCACCAGCGAGATCTTCATGCACCCCGCGCCGGAGCACGCCGTCGCGGGCCCCGACGGGATCGTCCGCGCCTGGGAGCTCGCGCTCCTCCGCGACGACCGGTTCCGCACGGCGATCGAGACGGAGGGCATCGAACTCGTCGACGCGTGGTGA
- a CDS encoding MFS transporter — MTERSETPPAPATAPWRYAVGMFGTSIPINMIKGSMILYYVDILGLDVRVYAGVMIVYAVIDAVDNPVLGFLSDRTRTRWGRRRPWLVVGAPLLAASMIAFFSAPDSLEGLGLVLWFAIFAILCETFDSMLNANYGALLPELFPLERKRAVANSLRQGFQLVALVISLAVTPLLTTSVFGTEDTTVGFTTTAIIYGAIATAVILFMAFSAKENPRYAEGARPRFLPTLLTIVRNPKFWSIGVAGACYASAMGLVLAGLQLYVRYSLGLPVSNALFLQATVIICSAAGLVAWTRVIRRKGAAFTWRLAFVILALSFIPLFFAADLVTALLAGLLVGIGYSGMLATNDLIVARVLDDDARRHGQHREGLFLSAFGFFGRLNGIVTGLALASLGVFFGYNSGDDPGGQPDVAFRIYLCVYPFILCTIGAVLARFIRVPEGLSEAEADGDMTLAAVRSTAADDETAQ, encoded by the coding sequence ATGACCGAACGCTCCGAGACGCCCCCTGCCCCAGCCACCGCTCCCTGGCGATACGCCGTCGGCATGTTCGGCACCTCGATCCCGATCAACATGATCAAGGGCTCGATGATCCTGTACTACGTCGACATCCTCGGACTCGACGTGCGGGTCTACGCGGGCGTCATGATCGTCTACGCCGTCATCGACGCCGTCGACAACCCGGTGCTCGGCTTCCTCTCCGACCGCACCCGCACCCGTTGGGGCCGACGCCGGCCCTGGCTCGTCGTCGGCGCTCCGCTCCTCGCCGCGAGCATGATCGCCTTCTTCTCCGCACCCGATTCGCTCGAAGGCCTCGGGCTCGTGCTCTGGTTCGCGATCTTCGCGATCCTCTGCGAGACGTTCGACTCGATGCTGAACGCCAACTACGGCGCGCTGCTGCCCGAGCTCTTCCCGCTCGAGCGCAAGCGCGCGGTCGCGAACTCGCTGCGACAGGGATTCCAGCTCGTCGCCCTGGTGATCTCGCTCGCGGTGACGCCGCTGCTCACGACGTCGGTGTTCGGCACCGAGGACACCACGGTCGGCTTCACGACCACGGCGATCATCTACGGGGCGATCGCCACGGCGGTCATCCTGTTCATGGCCTTCAGCGCGAAGGAGAACCCGCGCTACGCGGAGGGTGCGCGGCCTCGGTTCCTGCCGACGCTCCTCACGATCGTCCGCAACCCCAAGTTCTGGTCGATCGGCGTCGCGGGCGCCTGCTACGCGAGCGCCATGGGGCTCGTGCTCGCGGGCCTCCAGCTCTACGTGCGCTACTCCCTCGGCCTGCCCGTCTCGAACGCGCTCTTCCTCCAGGCCACCGTCATCATCTGCTCGGCGGCCGGCCTCGTCGCCTGGACCCGCGTGATCCGGCGGAAGGGCGCGGCGTTCACCTGGCGGCTCGCCTTCGTGATCCTCGCACTCAGCTTCATCCCGCTGTTCTTCGCCGCCGACCTCGTCACCGCGCTGCTCGCCGGGCTCCTCGTCGGCATCGGCTACTCGGGCATGCTCGCCACGAACGACCTGATCGTCGCGCGCGTGCTCGACGACGACGCCCGACGGCACGGGCAGCACCGCGAAGGGCTGTTCCTCTCGGCATTCGGCTTCTTCGGGCGCCTGAACGGCATCGTCACGGGTCTCGCACTCGCCTCGCTCGGCGTCTTCTTCGGCTACAACTCCGGAGACGACCCGGGCGGCCAACCGGATGTCGCGTTCCGCATCTACCTCTGCGTGTACCCGTTCATCCTCTGCACGATCGGGGCGGTGCTCGCCCGATTCATCCGCGTGCCCGAGGGCCTCTCCGAGGCGGAGGCCGACGGCGACATGACGCTCGCCGCAGTGCGCAGCACCGCGGCCGACGACGAGACCGCGCAGTGA